A window of the Henckelia pumila isolate YLH828 chromosome 3, ASM3356847v2, whole genome shotgun sequence genome harbors these coding sequences:
- the LOC140889623 gene encoding uncharacterized protein, with translation MDELFDSLDYNDDRKIRLVNHQFKGVAKKRWTTTKRANESRGTFITWSLFKTEFYKRFFPFSYRKEKGSEFANLKQGNLSIEEYVSKFDSLLRFAPHVTDNEEAKADHFINGLNPEIFTLVNTGRPNNFADAMDQAKGAEAGFMMQRGNQVAPQQQQRSFQNQPVTF, from the coding sequence ATGGATGAGCTCTTCGATTCTCTCGACTATAACGATGACCGCAAAATCAGGTTAGTCAATCATCAGTTTAAGGGTGTTGCCAAGAAAAGGTGGACCACGACCAAGAGGGCAAATGAGAGTCGAGGCACCTTTATcacttggagtttgttcaagaCAGAGTTCTACAAGCGGTTCTTTCCTTTCTCATATCGTAAGGAAAAGGGTTCCGAGTTTgcgaatctgaagcaagggaatctgagtATCGAGGAGTACGTGAGcaagtttgacagtctcttgaggtttgcgcCTCATGTCACAGACAACGAAGAAGCCAAGGCCGATCATTTTATCAACGGATTGAATCCTGAGATTTTCACTTTGGTCAATACTGGGAGACCCAATAACTttgcagatgctatggatcaggcgaagggagccgaagccggaTTCATGATGCAACGAGGAAATCAGGTAGCTCCACAGCAACAACAGAGGTCCTTTCAGAATCAGCCTGTTACGTTTTAG
- the LOC140889624 gene encoding uncharacterized protein, translating to MPFWLKNAGATYQCLVNTMFERLIGNNMKVYIDDMLVKSTQTSNHLKDLGECFSILRKYRMKLNPNKCTFGIRGGKFLGYMVSERGIEANPEKIKAILNINPPKSVKGIQELTGRLAALNRFISRSADKGLPLFKLLRSGKGSGAGIVVESPQGDKFQYAIKFLFPATNNEAEYEAFIMGIKLALSVGAKKLTIHSDSQLIVSQVNENYEAKEDKILEYLTQVNEILSRLDSYDIKQIPRAENESAERLAKLASSLANIDNRKITFLKYGKEKTDGSDVTIFCADSKEPGWKDEIIDYLRQGNLPFNQVEARKLRVRAARFTTIDGELYKRGFSSPYLKCLTPAKGNYVLREIHEGICENRLAGRALAGKALHQGYL from the exons ATGCCGTTTTGGCTGAAGAATGCTGGAGCTACCTATCAATGTCTGGTAAATACCATGTTCGAACGCTTGATCGGAAATAACATGAAAGTTTATATAGACGACATGCTCGTCAAAAGTACCCAAACATCTAATCACTTGAAAGATCTTGGGGAATGCTTCAGTATACTCAGAAAATACAGGATGAAGCTCAATCCGAACAAATGCACTTTTGGCATACGAGGAGGCAAATTCCTTGGTTACATggtgtcagaacgaggaatagaGGCCAACCCTGAAAAAATTAAAGCAATTTTGAACATTAATCCTCCGAAAAGTGTGAAAGGCATCCAGGAATTAACAGGACGTTTGGCCGCCCTCAACCGGTTTATTTCAAGATCTGCAGACAAAGGGTTACCATTATTCAAActgttgaggagtggaaaag GAAGCGGTGCAGGTATAGTTGTGGAGAGCCCACAAggagataaatttcaatatgccaTCAAATTTCTATTCCCTGCAACGAATAATGAGGCAGAATATGAAGCTTTCATCATGGGAATTAAATTGGCCTTGTCGGTCGGAGCAAAAAAACTGACGATACACAGTGACTCTCAACTTATCGTCAGTCAGGTTAATGAAAATTATGAAGCGAAGGAAGATAAAATTCTTGAATACCTCACTCAAGTGAATGAGATTCTCTCGCGTTTAGACAGCTACGATATAAAGCAGATACCTAGAGCGGAAAATGAGTCAGCTGAGCGTCTCGCCAAGTTAGCAAGCTCCTTGGCCAACATTGATAatagaaaaattacattcctaaAATATGGCAAGGAAAAAACTGATGGAAGTGATGTTACAATCTTCTGTGCGGACAGCAAAGAACCTGGTTGGAAAGATGAAATAATCGATTATTTGAGGCAGGGTAACCTACCTTTTAACCAAGTCGAAGCTCGAAAACTTAGAGTGAGAGCTGCTCGGTTCACAACCATTGATGGAGAACTGTATAAAAGAGGTTTCTCTTCACCTTACCTTAAGTGTCTAACGCCAGCCAAAGGAAACTACGTGCTccgtgaaattcatgaaggaataTGTGAAAATCGCTTAGCTGGCAGAGCTCTCGCAGGGAAAGCACTACACCAAGGATACTTGTAA